Proteins co-encoded in one Cytobacillus sp. NJ13 genomic window:
- the allE gene encoding (S)-ureidoglycine aminohydrolase: MGYPKDLLSSRSVIEHGKYALIAPEGLVNNVIPGFHNCIISILGSPKLGASFVDYYVTMKKGGGNKEGFGGQEEIQTFVYILEGKIKASADEEEFILEESGYLYCPPGVNMRLENIGDRDSKLFLYKQKYRPLEGRKPWVISGHANRIEYRNYDDMHNVNIKDLLPADLDFDMNFHILSFDPAASHPFIETHVQEHGAYILSGEGMYNLDNKWIPVKKGDYIFMGPYVHQAAYAVGRENLTYVYSKDCNRDAEL, from the coding sequence ATGGGCTATCCAAAAGATTTATTATCAAGCAGATCTGTAATTGAACATGGGAAGTATGCCTTAATTGCACCTGAAGGATTAGTGAACAATGTAATTCCCGGATTTCATAATTGCATTATTTCTATCTTAGGTTCTCCTAAGCTTGGGGCAAGCTTTGTCGACTATTATGTGACAATGAAAAAAGGAGGCGGAAATAAAGAGGGGTTTGGCGGACAGGAGGAAATACAGACATTTGTTTACATATTGGAGGGGAAAATAAAAGCTTCTGCAGATGAAGAAGAATTTATCCTGGAGGAAAGCGGATACCTCTATTGTCCGCCGGGAGTGAATATGCGTCTGGAGAATATAGGAGATAGGGATTCTAAGCTCTTTTTATACAAGCAGAAATATCGCCCCCTTGAAGGGCGAAAGCCGTGGGTTATATCAGGACATGCAAATAGAATTGAATACAGGAACTACGATGATATGCACAATGTAAACATTAAAGATCTATTGCCTGCTGATTTGGATTTTGATATGAATTTTCATATCCTTTCATTCGATCCTGCTGCGAGCCACCCGTTTATTGAAACACATGTTCAAGAACACGGAGCATATATCCTTTCCGGGGAAGGAATGTATAATCTCGATAATAAGTGGATTCCAGTCAAAAAAGGAGATTATATTTTCATGGGCCCATATGTTCATCAGGCAGCGTATGCAGTGGGAAGAGAAAATTTAACATACGTCTACTCAAAAGATTGCAATCGGGATGCGGAACTATAG